The Nicotiana sylvestris chromosome 6, ASM39365v2, whole genome shotgun sequence genomic sequence ACTCACTTGTAATGAAGGTTGTTCTTGATGCAGCAATGGTTGCTGCATAAAAGTTGAAATATACATTCTTCTTTGAGGAGTATGTGCTTGTTTACTGAGATTCTTGCCATGACCTTGCTATTCATCAATTCTTATCGAGAAGGTTCTAAAGTCATGATGCTGTAACGAGAGGTGAAATATTATTGCTTCATAAACTGTATTTGGCAAGTCCAGAAAACAAAAACGATGCTCTCATGGAAAAACAGCACTGCATCAGAATATGGATCTCAACAATGTTACCCAGTATATTCCTATAAAGCTGTTGGTTGGTCCATGTCTGATAAAAATTCATGAACAACTATGCCTCAATCCTAATTACTGTGGTATCGATAAAAGTTTGCGTTAAGGGGCAATGTGATCTGAGATTTTCTAGTTTTACTGCGATTTTGGTTTCCACTTCTCATTGCAACAATAACAACTATCCGCAATCTCAAGAAAGTTGAGGTTGATTATATAAATTATGGACATTATCGCGCCATTTAAGTAACAACCCTGTATTGTTACGTCAAGGTCTCTTAGCTCATTCCAACAAAAGTCATActataacaaaaaataaaaaaataaaaaaaaattcagtaTATTCTCACAAGTGGAGTCTAAAGAGGGTAGTGTGTAGCAGATGTTATCCCTATCCCGAGCagatagagagactgttttcgaTAGATCCTTGGCTCAAGGAAAGGAGAGATGTTATCCCTATCCCGAGCagatagagagactgttttcgaTAGATCCTTGGCTCAAGGAAAGGAGAAAAAAGCAGTAGCAATCGATAATAATAACATCAAGATGGCACAACAGGTAATAACATAAATCTAAAAATAAGAAAGTACAAGACCAATACTAATCCTACTTGTATATAAACTGAAAATTCACGGCTTCCCGCTAATCTTCTATCCTAATTTTCGACCTCTACACCCTCCTGTTAAGGGTCATATTCCTGATAAGCTAAAGCAGTACCATGTCTTGCCTAATTATCactccccaatacttcttcggCTTATCTCTACCTATTCTCAGACCCACTAAGGCCAATATCTCACATCTCCTTATTGGGGAATCAGTGTCTCTCCTATTCACATGTCCGGACCATTCGCATCTTGTCATCCATCGAGGCCACACCTATCTtgtcccgaatatcttcatttctaatcttattcTGGTATGCCCGcatatccatctcaacatccttagTTTTGCCACCTTCATTTTTTATACATGAgaattcttgactggccaacattAAGCCCCACACAACGTAGTTGGTCTGATCACCGTTCTATAGAACTTACCCTTAAATTTcggtggcacattcttatcacatagAACATCATATGCAAACCTCTATTTCATCCACCCGCTCCAATACTATAAATTATTCCTATATTGCTAGAACTAGTAGTCTAATATAGTACTCCTTAAGTTCCTTTTGTTACCATAACAGTTTTTAGTGTAGtactttttataatttttttaactcTAAATTTCTTATTACTCTTAATAAAATACTTTTATAACCATAGAAATAATATCCAAATTTTAAGAATATTTTGGGCATATGCTAAGagtttatcttttttctttttaaattttatgtgcagtcaaacaacaacaataacatgacCTCATCAATCCAAATAACTAAAATGAATTCATGATCATGTCACTTAAATTAAACTCATTTCAAGATTCGTCTGCATCGAACACGGCCAAAAGTTAAACGGAATGAGCACACTGCTTctaatatttttgtttatttttgcaAAATACAATGAACAAATGTTTACTCAAAACGGATGGAGTGAGTACATTTTGTTTATTTTTGCAAAATACATACAATGAATTAAACGTTCACTCAAAACGGTTAAAAAcacaagaaaaaaagaagaagataggaCAAAACGTTGGCAACTTACGTTCCACAAACTCCCCAAATACTTTTCTCTGTGGGCCTGCTCCCCCTCCCAccacaaaatcctcccaaaaAAAATACAAATCTTTCTACTTGAAAAATCCGAATTTGTTTGAGATCGAGGTGTAGTTAATTGACTTTAGAATATCCAATTTACTATGGTGGAAAGTTCGATTGGGGGAGTGGTACCAGCAGTGAAGGGGTCAGTGAGGGTGGGGGTTAAAGAGGAGGGGGGTGGTAGTGTAAGGGATGAAGGTGAAACAGAATGGGAATTGGATAGGGAATTATTATGCCCAATTTGTATGCAGATTATAAAGGATGCATTTTTAACTTCCTGTGGCCATAGTTTTTGCTATATGTGTATAATCACTCACCTTCACAATAAGAGTGATTGTCCCTGTTGTTCTCATTATCTTACCACTAGTCAACTCTACCCTAATTTCCTCCTAGACAAGGTTTGTTTTAATTTAATGTCAATGTCAATTTTTTCCCTAGCAATTGTATTTATTGAGCTTTTGTTGTAAATTTTGCGTTATGTTGGTTGGAAATGTGCCCAATAAAGTGGAATGGATGTCAATtacttcccccccccccctcccgttTTATGTGATGTTGTTTGGCTGATCACGGAGTTTAGGAAAGAAAGATAGTCTTCGAAACTTGCGGTCTAAAACAAGCCTTACACATTTCTGCAGCTATAAATTATCTCATTAAGGGTGAATTggaagtttaaagttaaaattgttttttaaatatagaaatatatcattctttttggaacataATGAAAAGGCAAAGATATCATATAAAATGGGACGAAGGGATTATCATTTTGCCAACATgagagtagtagtagtagttgttgttgtttagtATAGTGTTGGTATTTATTATTGGAAACTGGAATCTAAATAGCTGAGCTGATGAAGTATATAGTGTTGAAGTGCATAGTAAAGTTAGATCAGTACGGATATAAACAGCTTCGGCATCCTGGTTTTCTTGGGTTTTTGTTATAATTATCTTAACCCTGTTGTTATGTGAAagaaatacaaagaaaagataaagtaCATGCCCATGAAAGTTGAGGGATTGCCCCAGTTGTTTAAAGAAAAGATAAATTACAGTTTTTTTATGTgacagaaatacaaataatttTCGTTTCTAGTTGTTCGATATTTGTGCTGCAGTGTCATGTAGTGTTGAATATTGAATTCTGCCATGAAAATTGAGTATTTTACTATTTAAGCTTCATTTTACCCAGTCCAATATCTTTAAAAGAGACTAATAACAGAAAAAATGAGTAAATGCATTCACTGTGCTCTAGAATGCAAAACCCACTGATGTCTTCTGTGCTAAGAATCTGGTCGTGCACTGATATTTTGTAAACATATTCAAGTACAAAGGTAATTATCTAGCATAAAAGCAAGGAAAAAGAGAACTCAGTCTGTAGCAACTGTAGTTATTGGCTATAAGCCTGAAACTAGGTATGGTCTAGTTTGATGCTCTGCCTTCTTAGACAACGCTTAGTACAAGTAAGAGGTGTTAAGATGCGCTTCTCAGTGCCCATGGTTGTTAACTTGAAGAGGGTGGCATTAAAAAATAAATGTAGTTTTAAAGAGATATATTAATTGGTAAGGAAATGTTATGGATGAACATATTTGTGATTAggtataaaaataaaaacttagaCGTAAAAACTAGTTAGTAAGTCTATATTAGACTTGCTTGGGCAACCTCACCCTTTACGTGACTAGGGGTGAACCACAGGTATGAATCAAATAAAAAAAGTGAATCCACATCCTTTGCCACTTTCTCTCCTCTGCCTCGAGATAAGGATTTTTAACCTCTTCCTCTTCAAATTAAATCGGCATACTGAAATCGATCTGATCACGTATCCGGGAGATGTCCAGAAATGAGCGTGACAGGAAGTTCCACTTAGTTAGCTGGGAGAATGTTACTTCTCCAAAGAAATGAGGGGATCTTGGGGTGAAAGTCTCCGAGTTTTCAACAAGACATTATTAGGGAAATAGTTATGGAGATTCGGAATTGAGAAGCACGCACTATAGAGGGAGGTGATAGCAGAAATGTATGGAATTGTAGAAGGTGGATGGAGGACTAGAAATATCGCATGTTCATTTAGGTACACACTTTGGAGGAATATTATTAAAGAATGGGAAGACTTTATTGGCAACATAAATAACTTTCAGGGTAGGGGATTTTGTGCAGAATCAACTTTTGGAGTCACATGCACTGGGGGAAAGAGACATTGAGATTCACATTCCCGAACATTTACAGTATCTTGATCCAGATGGAGATGATAGTCAGATCCGGAGGCTACAAGAGATGGGAGTTCATTGGGATATAACAGCATGGAGGAACCTTCAGGATTAGGAAGTAGCTGAATTCCAAGGCTTGATTGAATTGCTTTACGAGCAAAGTACATCAAACACTAGTTAGGACCCATGGAGATAATAGGTGGGAAGAGATAGATTGTTCTCAATAAGGTCATTTTATCATAAGCTCTTAGTGAAGGAGGAATAGGCATCAAGAAAGGTAAGCTTTTTAACTGGGCTGCCGGAAGAGGAACAATCCTAACAGTTAAGAATTTGGGAGAAAGAAGGATTACTTATGTCAGCTGGTGCTTTATGTGCAAATGTTCAAGTGAAGATGTGGACCACCTCCTGCTGCATTGTCAGGTGGCAACTTGCTTATAGTGTGAGCTTTTGAGATTGTTCGGGCTACAATTGGCGATGTCGGGCACAATGAAGCAGACATTCTCTAGTTTGATATTTAGAAGAAGGAAGAGAAGCCGAAGAGTGTGGGTTTGCACCATTAGCACTCATCTAGGTACCAAGAAGGAGAAATAGACGAGCTTTTGAAGAGACAGAGGACAACATTTGAAGAATATCCTCTCATTCCTAGTTTCATTCTGGTGCATCCATGAAATTCCACTATATATACAAGATTGTGTGTCGTTTGTAGGGAATCATATCATGGTGTAGATTCTTTACTTTTTGGTACACTACTTGTTTACAGGAAATTCTccattattaataaaattatttaccttatataaaaaaaaaggttAGAAGGGTTTCTAGCAGAGACACCATTCTAGTAGCTCTTGTTTTATATTACATATGAATGATCTTGCCTTCTCATCATACAACGCGCTTTCTCTAATAGCTAGACGAGATTTTACGGAAAAATCTTTTGATTTCTTTATAGGAGAGGAGAAATCTCATTTTTTCAATGCGAGGTCGATGATttagaatttatttcaaattaagGGTTTGTTCGTTCTATATTTGAGGTCAATTTAAAAATTGTTCGAAGTGTATGATCATCAATTAGCCGTTCCAAATTCTTTGTGTTTTTCATTCACTCTATTCTTTTAGGAATGGTTTCGAGCGTCTAGGACCTCTTTTAAAGTACTAATTAATATTTACTTTGAACTTATGAGAAGGAGGTTTCACCCATCTCGCAAGCTTACGTCTAGGGTAGTCCTTGCAATTATATCTAGTAAATTAACTTAACATCAGAAATTTAGCAAGGACGTCTTCCGCTTTTCTGTTGTCACTTTAATTTAGTAAAGATACATTTTTTTTGTGAAAGAATTGTcactttcaagaaagaaaaaataaaggaaaaaacaTCGTAAGCAAGTAAGCAGTTAAATCATAAATGTGTTGTTATCTCCCTTGGAACTGACTCAACAAAACTCGGCCTTCAGAGATGGTTTGCTCAAATCTCAAAGATAAAAATTAGGACGATACGTCTGTCAGGATGTTGAACTCATATTAGAGTCCAAATTATTTTTGTCCCTTCTTTGTTGATCTTTTCGTCATCTAAATCTATCTGATAATCTTATGATGCATCCTCTTTTTTCATTCGAGCTTCTTTTCCCTATTGACAGGTAAGGTTTAAGTTTTATTTACTCTCAACTATCTGTATCTCTTTACAATCTAATAAACTGTTTTTGTGTGATATTAATGTAGCATaactatgagatggttacatctTGAAATGATTTACTTCACCATGCAGCTTATTGTTAAAGGTTTCTCTGTACCACATTTGTAGCTACTGAAGAAGACATCTGCTCGTCAGATTTCAAAAACTGCATCTCCTGTTGAACAATTTCGTCTTTCATTGGAACAGGTGAGTCTGTTTTCTCAATCTCCAGGTGAAGTCACTATGGAGTTTGTCGCTGAAGTTTGCTTCTCGACACTactaaatttaatatttttttttatgaaggACCTCCTTTTCAAGTTTGCTCTTTAACTTATGATCGAAGTTTGGGTGATCTGATTTATATGTTTGTTGAGTTATTGTCTATTATGGTCTTGAAATTGTGAATTTAAATTTCATATGGTAATTTAGACATATAAAATAGTTGCTTGTGTTATAGGTACATTTGTGGTTCTGATTCTTCTCCATGGGTCAAAGGTGGGTTGTTTGAGAGATGCTTCCTGTTCAATTCTGGAGGAGTTAAAAACCCAATATGGAGGCATTCCTTACCCCTCCAGTTTTACTTCCTAACCATATAACCAAGTGTCCCTTTTctctttattattatatttttgccCTCAATTTAACTATgaaattgattgatgcaactgcttGAAAGATCACTTATTGTGGAGCTCTGCATTGATGTCACTGCATTTGGAATCAAACATAACATTTTTATTTGCTATTTTGCCTTGTTCTTTTTATTGGTCAGTGTGGAACAAATCATGCACCCCATAAGTTTTTAACTTTCAGTATCAGTTTTGTAAGGAATCTTGAGATGTGACACTTGTTATGCTTAGACAGGGTTGTGATGTATCAGTTAAGGAGCTGGATGCTCTATTGTCGATGTTGTCAGAGAGAAAGAGGAAATTGGAGCAGGAAGAAGCAGAGCGAAATATGCAAATTCTGCTAGACTTCTTACAAATGTTAAGGAAGCAAAAAGTTGATGAACTCAATGAGGTTTGTGATTGTTTTAATACCACCTAGAGAAAAAAGTCAAGAAGGAAAAAGCAGATATTTGAAGTTGAGAAGAAAAAAACATATCGTGGTAGAATAGGGTATGGCAGTATGCTAGATTTTGGCTTTGCATTCTTATGTTAGTTGAGGCTTGAGTCCCTTTTGCTGAATTCCCCTATTCTATTTGGTTATCCATATTAACACTGCTTCTTCTCCCTAAATCAATTCGAGATATTTTATACACAAGTGGTTCTTCACTTGGGTCATTGCGCCTAAGTTGTCCTTTTAAAGTCTTGGATAGCTGCAGTTCACTTTCTCCAAATAACACACTAATAGCCAATTTACTGATTTGTGCATTTCATTAGGTGCAACATGATCTGCAATACATCAAAGAGGACATAAGTGCAGTGGAGAGACATAGAATAGACCTATACCGGGCTAGGGACCGGTACTCAATGAAGCTTCGAATGCTAGCAGATGATCCAATTGGGAAAAAACCTTGGTCTTCATCCACTGATAGGAACTTTGGTGGTCTTTTCTCCACTTCACGGAATGCACCTGGAGGATTACCTACTGGAAACTTGACATACAAAAGGGTGGAAGGCAAAGCTCAAATAAGCTCTCCTGGACCACATAGAAAAGATACTTCTACCAGTGAATTGAATTCACAACATATGAGTCAATCAGGTCTGGCTGTGGTGAGGAAGAAGCGTGTAAATGCACAGGTTTTGTGGTTGCGACCTCATCTCACTTGCAAGTTTCTTAATTTATTTATCTTTTTGCTGTATTTTCTTTGGTATAAAATTGaatacaacaacaaacccagtgtaatcccacgagtagggtctggggagggtagcgtgtacgcataccttacccctaccttaagaaggtagagaggctgtttccgatagactctcggctcaagaaaagATACAAAAAGAATCAGTAGCAACAAACAGGAACATCAGCAAGATTACAAGAAAATCGAAGCGAAAGAAACATGCAGCAATAGAAAATCTCGAATAAGCTCTCCTGGACCACATAGAAAAGATACTTCTATCAGTGAAATGAATTCACAACATATGAGTCAATCAGGTCTGGCTGTGGTGAGGAAGAAGCGTGTAAATGCACATGTTTTGTGGTTGCAACCTCATCTCACTTACAAGTTTCTTAATTTATTTATCTTTTTGTTGTATTTTCTTTGGTATGAAATTAaatacaacaacaaacccagtgtaatcccacgaGTAGGGTCTGGGGTACCCCTACCTTGATAAGGTAGAGacgctgtttccgatagaccctcggctcaaggaaaGATGCAAAAAGAATCCGTAGCAACAAACAGTAGCATCAACAAGATTACAAGAAAATCAAAGTGAAAGAAACATGCAGTAATAGAAAATCTCGAAAGATAAAAGTACAAGACTAATCTTAATATTACTGGTATGAACAAGGAAAACACACGATTACCTGTTAACTTTTTACCTTTattctcgacctccacaccttacTATCGAGGGTCATGTCCTCGATAAGCTCAAGCagcgccatgtcctgcctaatcacctcttccCAAtgcttctttggcctacctctacctctcctcaaACCCACCAAGGTAAACCTCTCACACCTTCTCACTGGGGCATTAGTGCCTCTCatcacttcccgcatcttgtcctccctAGGGTTCACGTCCACCTTGTCCCGAATAATTTCATTCCTAATCTTTTCTAACTTGGTATGTTCACATCCATCTTAGTGTCTCATTTCTGCTACCTTCATTTTCTGGACATGAGAGTTCTTGACTGGCTAACACTTAGCCTTATAAAACATAGTCGGTCTCACCACCGCTTTGTAAAACTTACTTTAAGTTATTGTGGAACATTCTTATCGCACAAAATACCGAATGTGAACCTCCACTTCATTCACCCCGCTCCAATACAATGAGTAACATCCTTGTCAATCTCTCCATTATTTTTGGAttactgacccaaggtacttgaagatTGAAACTTCCTCTCTTGGGATGATTTGTGTATCAAGTCTTGCGTCCACGTTAGGTTCATGAGTCACAtaactgaacttgcactccaagtattcagTCTTgctcctgctcaacttgaaactttTTGACTCCAATGTCTGTCACCAAACCTCCAATGTCGCATTCACCCCAACTCGAGTCTCGTTAATCAATACAATGTCATCTGCAAACAAAATACACCATGACACCTCTCCTTGAATGTGACGTGTCAATACGTCCGCCAAGgcaaataaaaatgggctaagggctaatccttggtgtaaccccatcaCAACATGATAGTGTTCCGGGTCTCCTCCCACTGTCCTCACTCGGGTTTTAGCTCCATCATACGTGTCCTTTATCACCTTAGTATAAGTCACTGGAATACCTCTAGCCTCTAAACATCTCCATAGGACCTCCCTTGAGACTTTATTGTATACTTTTTCTAGGTCAATGAATACCATATACAAGTCCCTCTTCCTCTCCCTATACTCCTAATAAGGTGAATGGCTTCCATAGTTGAACGCCCCGACATGAATCTCGGAAATAAGACAGTCCTGCTCAGCTTCACTTTcgccaccctctcccaaactttcatagtATGGCTTAGTAGGTTGATACCCCTGTAATTACTGCTGGTATGAAATAAAATGATATCTGTAATTGATCCAGTAGTGGGATTCACTACTGGACCCATGACATACCGGGAAAGTTGATGAGAAAAAGGACTATTCTATGACTACCTTTTGTCACGCATTTCTTGTATGAAAGCTTCCAGTGTGATGATCAAATTATGATGATGTAATCACATCCGAGGTTCTCGTTAACTATTTTTCAGCTACCCGACTTATTCCCGTAAtattgcaacaacaacaacaacaacaacaatccagtataatcccacttagtggggtctggggagggtagtgtgtacgcagaccttacccctaccctagggtagagagactgtttccaaatagacccccggcatccttccctccaagaacatcccaccttgctcttggggagactcgaactcacaacctctcggttggaagtgggggttgcttaccatcagagcaacccctcttgtctattTCAGAGCAACATAGACAATATTCCCGTAATATTGGTGATCTCATATTTGCTGATTTTGAAGAAATCTATCATGCACAATTCTTCTTGTAAGCTATTTTCCATCAATTTTCAAGCTTTCTCGCAGAGAGATGTAAGCAGTACATATTCCTCCGTCAAATATCTGAACTGCTTAATGTCTATGTTGGTTATGGGTTATCTTTCTAGCCTACCTTTATACTCTTTGATATTATTAGTGAATGGTTTTCATATTTGACTACAGTTCAATGATCTCCAAGAATGTTACTTGCAAAAGAGACGTCTATTGGCGAACAAATCGCATGTTAAGGAGGAAAAGGACATAGATGACGTAAAAAGAGAAGGTTACAGTGCAGGGCTAGAAGATTTCCAGTCTGTACTTAGCACTTTCACTCGTTATAGGTATAATTTATGGTCTGTTATTCGCTGAACATGCTTGACTTTAATTTCTTGCacctttttttatttcttttgtgataatttttagTTTTAATCTTTAACAGTCGGTTAAGAGTCATTGCTGAGCTTCGGCATGGGGATCTTTTTCACTCAGCCAATATCGTGTCAAGGCAAGTTTGGTTTTGTGTATAATTGAAGGCTTAAAGTTCTCCTTTTACTGGTTTCCACGCTGTCAGATTTATATGGATATTAGATATTAAAGAGGAGAACCAGGGTTGTGGTTGTGGCAGATAGATTTTATCCAGAATGGGAAAATGGCTTCGCTGGAGGACCGATTTTGCTTTGTGTCATGAATGTTGTATTTTCAGTAAATTTCAGACTTGAAATTACAATCAGAGAcacacaacaaaagaaaaaagaatcagGAAATTGTCTTATTAGCCATCCCATTTATTTGGTTCTCTTATCAGTTCGGCTCTGGTATGCAAATCTTATTCCAAATACTAAACTTGAAGATGTTTTTGTTGCAGCATCGAATTTGATCGTGATGATGAGTTGTTTGCTACTGCTGGAGTTTCACGGCGCATAAAAGTTTTTGACTTCTCTTCGGTGAGTTTTTAACTTTTTAGCTGGTTTTATCTCTTGATTCCATTGGGTGCAATGACATTACTGAATGACATATCATGGGTCAACTTCTATTGTTTATTGTGCAAATGAGGAAGTGCAAAAGCTATTTTATTCTGAAATTATTTTTCACCTTATGATTATTCATAAAAAAAATAGCCCGAGCCGACCTGCATTTTGGTTGTTCAAACTCAACTTCAGTATTAATGAGTGCTTCGGTTCAAATTCCAAATGAGCTTGAAAGCAAGCTCCCGCACAACAACTGTGCCTCAATCCCAAACAAGTTGGTGAAAGCAAGCTCAAGCACGACTCACATAAATTTAGTGAAACTTGAACTTGGCTCAACTTGTGTGACAAACTAAACAAGATGATACATCGAGTTTGAACTCGAACCTCAATTCAAGCTCAAATTATGTTTATATTAATAACACTTTATAAAAGTAATAATATAATATGTGCAGATTTAGAATTAAATCGGGTGATAATGTCTTTTCGCACTAATATAGATATATTTAAGTAAATAATTATTTAAAGTAAATCGTCCATGAATATAAAAGAGCAGACCTCAAGTTTGTAGGAGCTCAGCTCCTTAACGTTTAGCTCAAAGTTTAAAGAAGCTCAGAGACTAAGAGTTGAGCTTTGTTCACAAATAGTATTGGTTCATTTACAACTCGAACATTCAATACCTTGCTGGCATACATAATGCTTAATGGTATGGGGATGTGTGTCAATACGGAACCTTCCACAGGGAATGAAATGTTTTTCTCTGTGAAGTTCACCTTCTTTCTGGAATattgttttccttgtttgttgctGCAAATTTGGATGGCAACAAGTTCCTGGTTGCAGACAGCACATCGCCTGGTTTGTGCATAGTGGATCTATTAAATTTCTTATATGTTCTTAAAACACACTGGAGTGGTGCTTAGATAGGAGAACAACACCTGACTGTTGCagctaattttgtttccattaaTATTTACGTAAATGACCATGAGTACTATTTAGCTTCTTCTTATAACGCAACCTACATATTGGCCATTTAAGGATATAGTTAACCTTTTCCTTTCCATGATAGTATTTttatttgtgttttttttttggtgGACATATTATGGCAGAGCTCTCCTTTTGcgtatttctctcaacttacttcTCCTAGTTAGTAGTTACTGATCTAGCCTGTTATGCTTCTGCTTTTCAGGTTGTAAATGAACCTGCAGATGTGCATTGCCCTGTTGTCGAAATGTCAACTCGTTCTAAGCTGAGCTGCTTGAGCTGGAATAAGTATACCAAGAACCACATAGCAAGTAGCGATTATGATGGAATAGTAACTGTATGGGATGTGACCACTAGACAGGTGAATCAGCACTTCTGATAATCAGTATTAACTGTTGACTTTTTCATCTTCCTATGACTGATACTGATCCCTTTCTGGTGTTCAGAGTGTGATGGAATATGAAGAGCATGAGAAACGGGCATGGAGTGTTGATTTTTCACGCACAGACCCCTCGATGCTTGTATCTGGCAGTGATGATTGTAAGGTAGTAAAGGATTACTTCTCACTTGTCAAACACAAGTCTTAACCTTTTTAGGTTGGTAATACTCAGGCCTATATGATGTGACAAATCAATAGAAATTAATGACACCACTGAAGCAAAAGAGAATGCATGACTCATTTACTAAGTAAATATAAGTCTTGGAATCATCCTTTAATAATGTTTGATAAACCATTCCTACGTTGTCTTCTGATCCATTTCTGTGCTATGTTCAATAACATACGAGCTTGCTTCTGGTTAGAGAAATGCTGATGTAAATGCTACCAACGGTGTCTTATATTCCATCAGTCGATCTTAATAGAGGCCCAAGTATCATCCGCGTAGGAGAAGGACCTTATACTGCCTACCTGACCTAAATTTTCTCTTTTCATAGTTTACTACTGTATCCTTCTCCAGTTATCGTTCCAACAGTACTGCTCCTATTTTCAATGGCCGTCTCAGTGGCATACTCCCTAGACCATCTCAGTAACACTTCTATCCGTGATTCTACTTTCCATTATTACAGTCACTTTCCAAGCAATACTATTCCGGTGAGAAGCTGTTGTTCAAATTGACATCGTGAGACCAGGGCAATGTGGAGAAGCTGGTAAATGCTA encodes the following:
- the LOC104218605 gene encoding E3 ubiquitin-protein ligase COP1-like isoform X1; protein product: MVESSIGGVVPAVKGSVRVGVKEEGGGSVRDEGETEWELDRELLCPICMQIIKDAFLTSCGHSFCYMCIITHLHNKSDCPCCSHYLTTSQLYPNFLLDKLLKKTSARQISKTASPVEQFRLSLEQGCDVSVKELDALLSMLSERKRKLEQEEAERNMQILLDFLQMLRKQKVDELNEVQHDLQYIKEDISAVERHRIDLYRARDRYSMKLRMLADDPIGKKPWSSSTDRNFGGLFSTSRNAPGGLPTGNLTYKRVEGKAQISSPGPHRKDTSTSELNSQHMSQSGLAVVRKKRVNAQFNDLQECYLQKRRLLANKSHVKEEKDIDDVKREGYSAGLEDFQSVLSTFTRYSRLRVIAELRHGDLFHSANIVSSIEFDRDDELFATAGVSRRIKVFDFSSVVNEPADVHCPVVEMSTRSKLSCLSWNKYTKNHIASSDYDGIVTVWDVTTRQSVMEYEEHEKRAWSVDFSRTDPSMLVSGSDDCKVKVWCTKQEASVLNIDMKANICCVKYNPGSGVHIAVGSADHHIHYYDLRNTSQPVHIFSGHRKAVSYVKFLSNNELASASTDSTLRLWDVKENLPIRTLRGHTNEKNFVGLTVNNEFLACGSETNEVFVYHKAISKPVTWHRFGSPDVDDADEDAGSYFISAVCWKSDSPTMLAANSQGTIKVLVLAA
- the LOC104218605 gene encoding E3 ubiquitin-protein ligase COP1-like isoform X2 — encoded protein: MGQRQGCDVSVKELDALLSMLSERKRKLEQEEAERNMQILLDFLQMLRKQKVDELNEVQHDLQYIKEDISAVERHRIDLYRARDRYSMKLRMLADDPIGKKPWSSSTDRNFGGLFSTSRNAPGGLPTGNLTYKRVEGKAQISSPGPHRKDTSTSELNSQHMSQSGLAVVRKKRVNAQFNDLQECYLQKRRLLANKSHVKEEKDIDDVKREGYSAGLEDFQSVLSTFTRYSRLRVIAELRHGDLFHSANIVSSIEFDRDDELFATAGVSRRIKVFDFSSVVNEPADVHCPVVEMSTRSKLSCLSWNKYTKNHIASSDYDGIVTVWDVTTRQSVMEYEEHEKRAWSVDFSRTDPSMLVSGSDDCKVKVWCTKQEASVLNIDMKANICCVKYNPGSGVHIAVGSADHHIHYYDLRNTSQPVHIFSGHRKAVSYVKFLSNNELASASTDSTLRLWDVKENLPIRTLRGHTNEKNFVGLTVNNEFLACGSETNEVFVYHKAISKPVTWHRFGSPDVDDADEDAGSYFISAVCWKSDSPTMLAANSQGTIKVLVLAA